The Papaver somniferum cultivar HN1 chromosome 3, ASM357369v1, whole genome shotgun sequence genome includes a region encoding these proteins:
- the LOC113355375 gene encoding heat shock factor-binding protein-like, which produces MKNDTPMGQPGFTTPGGVEHEPASEGTQSPADMTVFVQSLLQQMQSRFQQMSNTIVSKIDEMGNRIDELEQSINELRTEMGAEGSPSPLPGNSKSEAVTPGDEPK; this is translated from the exons GGTCAGCCTGGCTTTACTACACCTGGTGGAGTCGAGCATGAACCAGCTTCGGAAGGAACTCAAAGTCCCGCAGATATGACTGTATTT GTTCAAAGCCTTCTTCAGCAGATG CAATCTAGGTTTCAACAGATGTCTAACACCATTGTCTCAAAGA TTGATGAGATGGGTAATCGAATAGATGAACTGGAGCAGAgcatcaatgagctaagaacagAGATGGGAGCTGAGGGTTCTCCTTCACCATTACCTGGGAATTCAAAGTCTGAAGCAGTCACGCCTGGTGATGAACCTAAATAG